From Vitis vinifera cultivar Pinot Noir 40024 chromosome 5, ASM3070453v1, the proteins below share one genomic window:
- the LOC100244603 gene encoding protein SAMBA isoform X1, whose product MNSTSPAHSVISGSAVVGGGSSSTALASEDFPLPSDPISIQDRKDEALLVLKSDLMAALNKEVKSLDEDNWKFDGPRSRIHLLSRPGGVLHKRVESTNHRNFPFPK is encoded by the exons ATGAATAGTACATCACCAGCTCACTCTGTGATATCAGGCTCGGCTGTTGTAGGAGGAGGAAGTAGTAGTACTGCTTTGGCATCGGAAGATTTCCCTCTCCCTTCCGACCCCATCTCCATCCAAGATCGAAAGGACGAGGCCCTACTCG TTCTGAAATCTGATTTGATGGCTGCACTTAACAAGGAAGTTAAATCCTTGGATGAAGATAACTGGAAGTTTGATGGTCCTCGCTCCCGTATTCACCTTTTATCAAGACCAG GTGGTGTTCTCCACAAGCGGGTGGAAAGTACAAATCATCGCAACTTCCCCTTCCCAAAATGA
- the LOC100244603 gene encoding protein SAMBA isoform X2 produces the protein MNSTSPAHSVISGSAVVGGGSSSTALASEDFPLPSDPISIQDRKDEALLVLKSDLMAALNKEVKSLDEDNWKFDGPRSRIHLLSRPGGRCLMVARGRPK, from the exons ATGAATAGTACATCACCAGCTCACTCTGTGATATCAGGCTCGGCTGTTGTAGGAGGAGGAAGTAGTAGTACTGCTTTGGCATCGGAAGATTTCCCTCTCCCTTCCGACCCCATCTCCATCCAAGATCGAAAGGACGAGGCCCTACTCG TTCTGAAATCTGATTTGATGGCTGCACTTAACAAGGAAGTTAAATCCTTGGATGAAGATAACTGGAAGTTTGATGGTCCTCGCTCCCGTATTCACCTTTTATCAAGACCAG GTGGAAGGTGTTTGATGGTAGCACGGGGAAGGCCAAAATGA